From a single Rutidosis leptorrhynchoides isolate AG116_Rl617_1_P2 chromosome 5, CSIRO_AGI_Rlap_v1, whole genome shotgun sequence genomic region:
- the LOC139846525 gene encoding DEAD-box ATP-dependent RNA helicase 21 has protein sequence MKRSTDDLGDKLQAKKPVFLTKAEREQLALKRRQDEFEEQKRRTEQLLHQANTVSSSSSKPPSSADDSSRNHRSSRDYDRDRDRDRDRRDRDRDRDRERERERDSERRNRDRERDEEHKSREKARLEKLAEREREKELEAIKEQYLGSKKPKKRVIKPSEKFRFSFDWENTEDTSRDMNVLYQNPHEARILFGRGFRAGMDRREQKKLAAKNEKELRDEIRKKDGIEERPEDAAAQRLKDEAAEMYDTFDMRVDRHWSEKRLEEMTERDWRIFREDFNISYKGSKIPRPMRSWVESRLSNELLKAVDRAGYKTPSPIQMAAIPLGLQQRDVIGVAETGSGKTAAFVLPMLTYITRLPPISEENEAEGPYAVVMAPTRELAQQIEEETVKFAHYMGIKVVSIVGGQSIEEQGFKIRQGCEVVIATPGRLLDCLERRYAVLNQCNYVVLDEADRMIDMGFEPQVVGVLDAMPSSNFKPENEDEELDEKRIYRTTYMFSATMPTAVERLARKYLRNPVVVTIGTAGKATDLITQHVIMVKESEKMPRLQKLLDDLGDKTAIVFINTKKSADFVSKTLEKSGYRVTTLHGGKSQEQREISLEGFRTKRFNVLVATDVAGRGIDIHDVAHVINYDMPGTIDTYTHRIGRTGRAGKTGTATTFLTLHDTDVFYDLKQMLTQSNSPVPPELARHEASKFKPGSIPDRPPRRNDTVFAH, from the coding sequence ATGAAGCGCTCAACTGATGATCTCGGCGATAAATTGCAGGCTAAAAAGCCCGTGTTTCTCACCAAAGCAGAGAGAGAACAATTAGCCCTAAAACGCCGTCAAGATGAATTCGAAGAACAAAAACGCAGGACCGAACAACTTCTTCACCAAGCTAACaccgtttcatcatcatcatctaaacctCCATCCTCTGCCGATGACTCATCCCGTAACCATCGCTCGTCTCGTGATTACGACCGTGACCGCGATCGCGATCGTGATCGTCGTGATCGAGACAGAGATAGAGATAGGGAACGTGAACGTGAACGCGATTCTGAACGACGAAATCGCGATAGAGAGCGTGATGAAGAACATAAGTCTAGGGAAAAAGCTAGGTTAGAGAAACTTGCGGAACGAGAACGCGAAAAGGAACTCGAAGCGATTAAAGAGCAGTATTTAGGATCGAAAAAGCCGAAGAAACGAGTGATTAAACCTAGTGAGAAGTTTAGGTTTTCGTTTGATTGGGAGAATACTGAGGATACTTCACGTGATATGAATGTGTTGTATCAGAACCCTCATGAGGCTCGGATTTTGTTCGGGAGAGGTTTTCGTGCTGGTATGGACCGTAGGGAGCAGAAGAAGTTGGCTGCAAAGAATGAGAAAGAGTTGAGAGATGAAATTAGGAAGAAAGATGGGATTGAGGAAAGGCCAGAGGATGCTGCTGCTCAGAGGCTTAAGGATGAGGCTGCGGAAATGTACGATACGTTCGATATGCGAGTTGATCGGCATTGGTCTGAGAAGAGATTGGAGGAGATGACTGAAAGAGATTGGAGGATCTTTAGGGAAGATTTTAATATATCTTATAAAGGTTCTAAGATTCCTAGGCCAATGAGAAGTTGGGTTGAGAGTAGATTGAGTAATGAGCTGTTGAAAGCTGTGGATAGAGCTGGGTACAAGACTCCGTCTCCTATTCAAATGGCTGCGATTCCTCTTGGACTTCAACAGCGAGATGTGATCGGTGTTGCAGAAACAGGTTCTGGTAAAACAGCTGCTTTTGTGCTTCCTATGTTGACTTATATAACTAGATTGCCTCCAATTAGTGAAGAAAACGAGGCTGAGGGTCCGTATGCAGTTGTCATGGCACCTACCAGAGAACTTGCTCAGCAGATTGAGGAAGAGACTGTTAAGTTTGCTCACTATATGGGAATTAAAGTTGTTTCGATTGTTGGTGGGCAGTCAATTGAAGAACAGGGGTTTAAGATTAGACAAGGGTGTGAGGTTGTTATTGCTACTCCGGGGCGTCTTCTTGATTGTCTAGAACGTCGTTATGCTGTTTTAAATCAGTGTAATTATGTTGTTCTTGATGAGGCTGACCGAATGATTGATATGGGTTTTGAACCACAAGTTGTGGGTGTTCTTGATGCTATGCCATCAAGCAACTTTAAACCTGAGAATGAAGATGAAGagcttgatgaaaaaagaatataCAGGACTACTTATATGTTTAGTGCTACAATGCCTACTGCAGTTGAAAGATTAGCTAGAAAGTACTTAAGGAACCCTGTTGTGGTGACTATTGGAACTGCAGGAAAAGCAACTGATCTCATTACACAGCATGTAATCATGGTGAAAGAATCAGAGAAAATGCCTAGACTGCAAAAATTGCTCGATGATCTCGGGGATAAAACTGCCATTGTGTTTATAAACACTAAAAAGTCAGCTGATTTTGTATCAAAGACACTAGAAAAATCAGGTTACCGTGTGACAACTTTGCACGGTGGCAAGTCACAAGAGCAGAGAGAGATTAGTCTTGAAGGTTTCAGGACCAAAAGATTTAATGTTCTAGTTGCTACTGATGTTGCAGGGCGTGGGATTGATATACATGATGTCGCTCATGTTATAAACTATGATATGCCTGGAACTATTGACACCTATACTCATCGTATAGGTCGTACAGGACGTGCAGGGAAAACAGGTACGGCTACTACGTTCTTGACTCTTCATGATACTGACGTGTTTTATGATCTTAAGCAGATGCTGACACAGAGCAATAGTCCCGTGCCACCTGAACTTGCTAGACATGAGGCCTCCAAGTTCAAGCCTGGATCGATTCCTGATAGACCACCTAGACGAAATGACACAGTTTTTGCACACTGA
- the LOC139849903 gene encoding uncharacterized protein: MAGSNNDINVLNQSYVFDKLKKGTSPLAPFEVNGNQYTKSYYLADGIYPDWATLIKCFACPTDLPRINFTRFQASARKDVERAFEVLQGRFHILRLAARTMSVNKMRRVMDCCIILHNMILEDQRFALSDWEEEFITEDMENRPERIPNRGRDQDIIIREIRDRTVHDQLTDDLVEHIWNLPSAFRTMNG, translated from the coding sequence ATGGCGGGTTCCAACAATGATATAAATGTTTTGAATCAATCCTATGTTTTTGATAAACTTAAAAAAGGAACATCTCCACTAGCACCATTTGAGGTAAACGGTAATCAGTACACAAAAAGCTATTACCTAGCTGACGGTATATATCCTGACTGGGCTACTCTAATCAAATGTTTTGCGTGTCCGACAGATCTTCCAAGGATTAATTTTACTAGGTTTCAAGCTAGTGCCCGAAAGGATGTAGAGAGGGCATTTGAGGTTCTTCAAGGTCGATTTCATATTTTAAGGTTAGCGGCACGCACTATGTCGGTAAACAAGATGCGGAGAGTTATGGACTGTTGTATCATATTACATAATATGATTTTGGAAGATCAAAGATTTGCGTTAAGTGATTGGGAGGAAGAGTTCATTACCGAAGATATGGAGAATCGTCCAGAACGGATACCGAATAGAGGACGGGATCAAGACATTATCATCCGAGAAATAAGAGATAGGACGGTGCACGACCAACTAACCGATGATCTAGTTGAGCATATTTGGAACCTTCCGTCCGCATTCCGCACCATGAATGGTTAA
- the LOC139846551 gene encoding retinoblastoma-related protein, with the protein MDDFKPLNPTVESVIDNGATTIEARFQDFCKGRLMMDDKAVTEAMKLFEQSKHLFLTNSSSLGSGTPEETERYWFAFLLFSLKRLSQKNATEDSTNTNESGFNLCQILRVAKLNYVDFFKELPQFVVKTGPVLNNLYGSDWETRLQAKELQTNFVHLSLLSKYYKKAFRALFITINDNSDGESVIANSADYISNCHRFGWLLFLALRVHAFSRFKDLVTCTNGLVSILAILIIHIPARFRNFSVNDASRFVKKDKGVDLLASLCNMYETSEDELRKTMVKTNNVVAEILKKKPCLASECQNGDLENIDTDGLTYFEDLLKESFLLSDLKILEKDYDDAIFVEGEVDEKLFINDDDSLLGSSSLSGGAVNITGTKRKLDSMASPTKTITSPLSPFRSPSKMLTSPVSTAMTTAKWLRTIVSPLPSKPSVELEQFLSSCDKDITADVIKRARIILEAIFPSSGLVDRTVISNMQSTTTLMDNAWAEQRRLEALKLYYRVLQAMCNAESQILNGNNLTSLLTNERFHRCMLACSAELVLATHKTVTMLFPAVLERTGITAFDLSKVIESFIRHEDSLPRELRRHLNSLEERLLESMVWEKGSSMYNSLIVARPTLSSEINRLGLLADPMPSLDAIALQVNMSCGGLPPVPSLKRDTSPDKNWDLRSPKRVCTEYRNVLVERNSFTSPVKDRLLGINNLKSKLLSPALQSAFASPNRPNPTKGETCAETAVNLFFSKIAKLAAVRINGMVERLQLSQQIRERVYRLFKQILNQQTALFFNRHIDQIILCCFYGVAKISQLSLTFKEIINNYKKQTNYKPQVFRAVYVDDRRRNGRTGQDHVDIIMFYNEIFIPAVKPLLMELAPSTVAKNTNQVSETNTNDEGPCPGSPKVSSFPTLPDMSPKKVSAVHNVYVSPLRSTKMDALISHGSKSYYACVGESTHAYQSPSKDLTAINNRLNGSTRKVRGTLNFDEVDVGLVSDSLVANSLYLQNGKDGPSTPNGQVKTE; encoded by the exons ATGGACGATTTCAAGCCGTTAAATCCTACCGTTGAGTCCGTTATAGATAACGGAGCTACTACTATTGAAGCTCGATTTCAAGATTTCTGCAAG GGTAGATTAATGATGGATGATAAAGCTGTAACTGAAGCGATGAAGCTTTTTGAGCAAAGCAAACATCTTTTCTTGACAAATTCTTCCAGTCTTGGAAGTGGAACG CCCGAGGAAACGGAGCGCTACTGGTTTGCGTTTTTATTGTTCTCATTGAAAAGATTAAGCCAGAAGAATGCTACAGAAGATTCTACTAATACCAACGAGAGCGGTTTTAACTTGTGTCAGATACTCAGAGTAGCAAAACTGAA TTATGTAGATTTTTTCAAAGAATTACCTCAATTTGTCGTCAAGACGGGGCCCGTTTTAAACAATCTTTATGGTTCTGATTGGGAGACTAGACTTCAG GCTAAAGAATTGCAGACCAATTTTGTGCACCTCAGCCTTTTAAGCAA GTATTACAAAAAGGCGTTTCGGGCACTATTCATCACAATTAATGATAATTCGGATGGGGAGTCAGTTATCGCCAACTCAGCAGACTACATATCGAATTGCCATCGTTTCGGGTGGTTACTTTTTCTTGCTCTTCGAGTACATGCATTTAGCCGTTTCAAGGACTTGGTTACTTGTACTAATGGACTCGTCTCTATTTTG GCAATTTTGATTATTCATATTCCAGCTCGGTTCAGAAACTTTTCTGTTAATGATGCTTCTCGCTTCG TTAAAAAGGACAAAGGTGTGGACCTACTTGCATCACTCTGTAACATGTACGAGACATCGGAGGACGAGTTGAGAAAAACGATGGTCAAAACGAATAACGTAGTGGCTGAAATTTTGAAGAAAAAGCCTTGTTTGGCTTCAGAATGTCAAAATGGAGACTTGGAAAATATCGACACAG ATGGTTTGACATATTTTGAAGATTTATTGAAGGAATCATTTCTGTTGTCCGATTTAAAGATTCTTGAAAAGGATTACGATGATGCCATATTCGTTGAAGGTGAAGTAGACGAAAAATTGTTCATTAATGATGATGATAGCCTGCTTGGTTCAAGTAGCTTATCTGGTGGTGCAGTTAATATAACTGGAACCAAG AGGAAGTTAGATTCAATGGCTTCACCAACAAAGACAATTACGAGTCCACTTTCGCCTTTTCGGTCTCCTTCAAAGATGTTGACTAGTCCCGTTAGCACCGCAATGACCACCGCAAAATGGCTACGGACAATCGTTTCCCCGCTTCCGTCAAAACCGTCTGTCGAATTGGAACAATTCTTGTCATCATGTGACAAAGACATCACCGCTGATGTCATCAAGAGGGCCCGCATAATACTCGAAGCTATTTTCCCTAGTAGTGGTCTAGTTGACCGAACCGTAATCTCAAACATGCAGAGTACAACTACCTTAATGGATAACGCTTGGGCCGAACAACGTCGATTGGAAGCATTAAAGTTATACTATCGAGTCTTGCAAGCAATGTGTAACGCCGAATCACAAATACTTAACGGTAACAATCTAACCTCGTTACTTACTAACGAGCGGTTTCATCGATGTATGCTTGCGTGTTCGGCGGAACTGGTCCTTGCAACACATAAGACGGTTACTATGTTGTTTCCCGCTGTTTTGGAACGAACGGGAATAACCGCTTTCGACCTTAGTAAGGTTATTGAAAGTTTCATACGGCACGAAGACTCGTTACCTCGGGAATTAAGACGACATTTGAATTCGCTCGAAGAACGACTTTTGGAAAGCATGGTTTGGGAAAAAGGCTCTTCGATGTACAACTCGTTGATTGTCGCGCGGCCCACGCTTTCGTCCGAAATCAACCGTCTTGGGTTGTTGGCGGACCCCATGCCGTCTTTGGATGCAATCGCACTGCAAGTTAACATGTCGTGTGGCGGGTTGCCGCCTGTCCCATCGTTGAAACGTGACACCTCACCAG ATAAGAATTGGGACCTTCGATCGCCGAAAAGAGTTTGTACTGAATACCGAAACGTGTTAGTTGAACGTAATTCGTTCACGTCACCAGTTAAGGATCGTCTTTTAGGAATTAATAATCTCAAATCCAAGCTTTTATCGCCTGCTTTGCAGTCTGCATTTGCCAG TCCAAACAGACCCAATCCAACTAAAGGAGAAACGTGTGCAGAGACTGCCGTTAATCTATTCTTTAGCAAG ATTGCAAAATTAGCTGCTGTTAGAATCAATGGGATGGTTGAAAGGCTTCAATTGTCGCAACAAATAAGAGAACGTGTATACCGTCTTTTTAAGCAGATTCTGAACCAACAGACTGCTCTGTTTTTTAATCGCCATATCGATCAGATCATCTTATGTTGCTTCTATGGAGTCGCAAAA ATTTCTCAACTGAGCTTAACATTTAAAGAAATCATTAACAATTACAAGAAACAGACAAATTATAAACCTCAAGTTTTTCGTGCTGTATATGTTGATGACAGGCGCCGAAATGGG AGAACAGGGCAGGATCATGTTGATATCATTATGTTTTACAATGAAATATTCATTCCGGCTGTTAAGCCGTTGCTAATGGAGCTTGCACCATCAACCGTTGCTAAAAACACTAACCAGGTTTCAGAAACAAACACTAATGATGAAG GTCCGTGCCCCGGCTCCCCTAAGGTATCCTCGTTCCCGACTCTACCCGACATGTCGCCGAAAAAGGTATCGGCGGTACACAACGTATACGTCTCTCCATTGCGTTCAACAAAG ATGGATGCTTTAATTTCTCATGGATCTAAAAGCTATTATGCTTGTGTTGGGGAGAGCACTCATGCTTACCAGAGCCCGTCTAAAGACCTGACTGCAATCAACAATCGCTTAAACGG GAGCACGAGAAAGGTAAGAGGGACGCTTAACTTTGATGAGGTTGATGTTGGTTTGGTGAGCGACTCGTTGGTGGCTAACAGTTTGTATCTTCAAAATGGGAAAGATGGTCCATCCACACCAAATGGTCAGGTGAAAACTGAATGA